In Colletotrichum higginsianum IMI 349063 chromosome 1, whole genome shotgun sequence, one genomic interval encodes:
- a CDS encoding Nitrite transporter has translation MQLSVLWRAPEVNPVNRKARSIPVLNIFNVYARAFHFSWLGFMIAFWAWYTFPPLLTVTIKKDLKLTNAQVANSNIVSLVATLFMRLIAGPACDRFGSRIVFGSLLLIGTLPIGLAPLVTNATGLYISRFFIGVLGATFVPCQVWCTGFFDKNVVGTANALAGGWGNAGGGITYFVMPAVYDSFVHARGYSPGQAWRLTFIVPVICLFVCGLGLLLLCEDTPTGKWADRHLHAQENLQSHGVNAVVDVPGGITDRTAGSMASDEEKSSTHGKNGVIAGNEAPLSRTEMVETAQGDTVVNPTFKDAMKVVFSPQTVFHVATYGCSFGGELAINSILSSYYLKNFPSLGQTGASNWAAMFGFLNIITRPAGGVVSDLLYRYGGHNLWLKKGWITVCGLLTGALLILIGQINPHKEATMFGLVFLMAVFHEAGNGANFGLIPHVHGHANGIVSGVTGAGGNFGGVIFAIIFRFMDNGTNYAKGFWVIGCIHIAVNLGVSWIHPLPKNQRH, from the exons ATGCAACTTTCTGTTCTTTGGAGGGCACCTGAGGTGAACCCTGTCAATCGCAAGGCCCGCAGTATTCCGGTCTTGAACATTTTCAATGTCTATGCGCGCGCGTTCCACTTCTCATGGCTTGGCTTCATGATTGCC TTCTGGGCATGGTACACTTTCCCACCGTTGTTGACGGTGACCATCAAGAAGGACCTGAAGTTGACTAACGCCCAAGTCGCCAACTCCAACATTGTTTCTTTGGTCGCGACACTATTTATGCGCCTCATCGCCGGCCCTGCTTGTGACCGATTTGGTTCCCGCATCGTCTTCGGCTCCCTATTGCTCATCGGCACACTGCCCATTGGCCTTGCTCCGTTGGTTACGAATGCCACAGGCCTCTACATCAGCCGTTTCTTCATTGGTGTCCTTGGCGCGACTTTCGTCCCCTGCCAGGTGTGGTGCACAGGCTTCTTCGACAAGAACGTGGTCGGAACTGCCAATGCCCTTGCTGGCGGTTGGGGCAACGCAGGCGGTGGGATAACCTACTTCGTTATGCCCGCTGTCTACGACTCCTTCGTTCATGCACGTGGCTACTCTCCTGGTCAGGCGTGGCGCTTGACCTTCATCGTCCCCGTCATTTGCCTCTTTGTGTGTGGTCtgggccttcttctcctaTGCGAAGACACCCCTACTGGCAAATGGGCCGACCGTCATCTCCATGCTCAGGAGAACCTGCAATCTCACGGTGTCAACGCTGTCGTCGATGTTCCTGGGGGCATTACCGATCGTACTGCCGGCTCCATGGCATctgacgaggagaagagtAGCACTCACGGAAAGAACGGTGTCATCGCCGGCAACGAAGCTCCTCTCTCCCGCACCGAGATGGTTGAGACCGCTCAAGGAGACACTGTAGTCAACCCGACTTTCAAGGACGCTATGAAGGTTGTTTTTTCTCCTCAGACCGTCTTCCATGTCGCCACCTACGGCTGCTCGTTCGGCGGTGAGCTGGCCATCAACTCCATCCTCTCCTCCTACTACTTGAAGAACTTCCCTTCTCTCGGCCAGACTGGTGCCAGCAACTGGGCCGCCATGTTCGGATTTCTCAACATCATCACCCGCCCTGCCGGCGGTGTCGTGTCTGACCTCCTCTACCGATATGGTGGCCACAATCTTTGGCTCAAGAAGGGCTGGATCACAGTCTGCGGTCTTCTCACTGGCGCTCTCTTGATTCTCATCGGCCAGATCAACCCCCACAAAGAAGCCACGATGTTCGGCCTTGTCTTCCTTATGGCTGTCTTCCACGAGGCAGGAAACGGTGCCAACTTTGGCCTTATCCCTCATGTTCACGGCCACGCCAACGGCATTGTGTCCGGTGTTACCGGCGCTGGAGGGAATTTTGGCGGTGTCATCTTCGCCATCATCTTCCGTTTCATGGACAACGGCACCAACTACGCCAAGGGCTTCTGGGTCATTGGCTGCATCCACATCGCTGTCAACCTTGGTGTTTCCTGGATCCACCCGCTCCCGAAGAACCAGCGCCACTGA
- a CDS encoding Extracellular serine-threonine rich protein produces the protein MGMDGPWSIRPAPPCRAPRALTPEQGHLTISSFPTYPSSCRLVFSFPPSFLPTNQQSTSCVSSSLASACRSFLYSHSLTHVAKTPYTHLLPSLQSLFPGLSCHFSTINLLTSNRYLSSINKPLKMQFKISAAAFLAFAASVLAQNPNFNPIFKPTSNEQINAGTTFTIEWDAPDAFKDVTVSISLIGGATQNTQIPLLDIASGIPNSAEKYSWTIPSTLGKDAFYGLVIRSETNPTVDFQFSNPFHIVAGEGASSGTTTVVASSGTATVTLSANTVPVTVSSSASASASASASASASASESVIINSTTALSTTAVPTQSQSAPATTVTSVTRPATNGTATRTASTTVAVVTGAAAAAQATAGVFAVLGGLAVAALL, from the exons ATGGGCATGGATGGGCCATGGTCCATTCGCCCTGCACCCCCTTGCCGCGCGCCCAGAGCACTCACACCCGAGCAGGGTCACCTCACCAtctcttcttttcctacCTATCCCTCGTCTTGTCGTCTggtcttttctttccctccctcctttctTCCCACCAACCAACAGTCAACAAGTTGTGTCTCGTCCTCTCTGGCTTCAGCCTGCCGCTCTTTTTTATATAGTCACTCATTAACCCACGTCGCGAAGACCCCTTACACTCACTTACTACCTTCCCTCCAGTCGCTCTTTCCTGGACTTTCGTGTCATTTTTCCACTATCAACCTCTTAACTTCTAATCGCTACCTCTCCTCTATCAACAAACCGCTCAAAATGCAGTTCAAGATCTCCGCCGCTGCCTTCCTGGCCTTCGCTGCCTCCGTCCTGGCCCAGAACCCCAACTTCAACCCCATCTTCAAGCCCACCAGCAACGAGCAGATTAACGCCGGCACCACCTTCACTATCGAGTGGGATGCTCCCGATGCCTTCAAGGATGTAACCGTCTCCATCAGCCTTATTGGCGGCGCCACCCAGAACACCCAGATTCCCCTCTTGGACATTGCTT CCGGCATCCCCAACTCGGCTGAGAAGTACAGCTGGACCATCCCCTCCACTCTCGGCAAGGACGCCTTCTACGGCTTGGTCATCAGGTCCGAGACCAACCCCACCGTCGACTTCCAGTTCTCCAACCCCTTCCACAttgtcgccggcgagggcgccagCTCCGGTACCACCACTGTTGTCGCCTCCTCGGGCACTGCTACCGTTACCTTGTCTGCCAACACCGTCCCGGTCACCGTCAGCAGCTCCGCCTCTGCCTCCGCCTCGGcttctgcctctgcctctgcctctgcctcggAGAGCGTCATCATCAACTCTACTACCGCTCTCTCCACCACTGCTGTCCCTACCCAGAGCCAGTCTGCTCCTgccaccaccgtcaccagCGTCACCCGCCCCGCCACCAACGGCACGGCCACCCGCACTGCTTCCACCACCGTTGCTGTCGTTACTggtgccgccgctgctgcccaGGCCACTGCTGGTGTCTTCGCTGTCCTCGGTGgtcttgccgttgccgcccttCTTTAA
- a CDS encoding Karyogamy protein, giving the protein MSAEGVSALQPETTCSNNTATADAATISSTDSYSNHQPQHPQGAQHSLQAQNAAATAHLDLGFSDVSNPQLFQLNPPSHAVNNNINNNNKPPTDDKSPAGSTRDHPATSQSANTTPFGSPKTNKTKQTRKPSPNLAARLKALGFTSHKKSTDHHPTQQDRIGRLPEDQIRQIDENHKASSIESRIHRRGRPWKGITPSDDPRPATASSTASREEPCTEVFSSSIDVAQGASLVLPEITTTEPLDMETHKYRLPDHTNGNGTKVQLETRREHLERSAAQSPSDQPPPPPPKDTPPVPATEFTPDLASYFNPGHQRPGSIYTLSRASFANQLAQLTSLQLPDAESLSSKVSAIPTAQVASKALINAAEQIRSWIYKASEVISGLDSDDDVEWAAAGGREGLEEVENAIHRFEKLIKVYVGAIEELQGREDIGNVPSEDLHRAVSQMESIIEEWANIKAALNTVKGQVEIAMEWEELWNNVLGDIQSEMEELSRLVFEMEERRHKSLMAAAGGDGVDIGDLENIVDDTPLPANRTQAQNRFSLAGLPLSPGSTSPGTPALSQDDSSLLALFARMQPLRASLDFLPMRLAVFAARAEKSFPTACEELDMRRNGLDGNYKRLEKDAESLRKELGEDRWVIVFRGAGRQAQKMIESVERSMHKLRESVDSGMHLSNPPTMIKKIESYDAKKTHYGPAIERVLAIIDKGVKDRLTVNGEILRLHAEMQAKWDSLKDEMREMDVVVDEVQADTRGQQLRDSISSMLSNDRSTIGSGRETPGSSPPSSVIMSSLGFEPKTPANKFAKNRSVSTNSHLPQPSGRRQSSLPTPSSQLPRKPLNSRLSNMTSRLGTPSTGNIPRPQSTQPNRPRWNSSTNTTDVGIGHNFKPLTLTCPSPYARKTSPAARPPSSLTPGASSPSGSRVPNLRTPLTRESSASPMPEDTPTKRAPSKLSFRERLASPGPYSQQTLSKPRLSSSVSTSGLESQSSRRSSLQPPRLHSFADRTVPSRPSSSLASTRRTSLLPQPKASSVTSGRETPLGRAPSRNTTRKTLPELSKSTMSNKPRWRG; this is encoded by the coding sequence ATGTCGGCCGAGGGGGTTTCGGCTTTGCAGCCGGAAACCACTTGCAGCAACAATACTGCGACAGCTGACGCCGCTACCATCTCTTCCACAGACTCATATTCCAACCACCAACCACAGCACCCACAGGGGGCGCAGCACTCACTGCAGGCCCAGAATGCCGCTGCCACAGCACACCTAGACCTGGGCTTCTCTGACGTCTCCAACCCGCAACTTTTCCAGCTAAACCCGCCGTCCCATGCTGTaaacaacaacatcaacaacaacaacaaaccGCCGACCGACGACAAGTCGCCCGCAGGCTCAACCCGCGATCACCCGGCAACTTCTCAATCCGCAAACACAACACCGTTCGGCTCACCAAAAACAAATAAAACAAAACAGACTCGCAAGCCCTCGCCTAACCTTGCCGCACGATTGAAAGCGCTTGGCTTCACCTCTCACAAGAAGTCGACAGACCATCACCCTACACAACAAGACCGTATCGGGCGTCTGCCTGAGGATCAGATCCGCCAAATCGACGAAAACCATAAGGCGAGCTCCATCGAGTCCAGGATCCATCGTCGCGGTCGACCTTGGAAGGGCATCACACCGTCCGACGATCCGAGACCAGCTACAGCGTCCTCGACTGCCTCGAGAGAAGAGCCCTGCACTGAGGTATTCTCGTCCTCAATAGACGTTGCCCAGGGCGCGTCTCTCGTTCTACCCGAGATTACAACTACCGAACCCCTGGACATGGAGACACACAAATACCGTTTGCCCGACCACACGAATGGAAACGGCACAAAGGTCCAACTCGAGACTCGACGAGAGCATCTCGAACGTAGCGCCGCTCAGTCCCCCTCCGATCAaccgccacctcctcctccgaaAGACACGCCGCCCGTCCCTGCAACCGAGTTCACGCCCGATCTTGCGTCATACTTCAACCCCGGCCATCAGCGGCCTGGCTCTATTTATACACTTTCCCGCGCATCTTTCGCCAATCAGCTTGCTCAACTAACATCCCTTCAACTTCCTGATGCCGAGTCCTTGTCCAGCAAGGTGTCTGCCATCCCGACAGCACAAGTTGCATCAAAGGCTCTCATCAACGCCGCGGAACAGATAAGAAGCTGGATTTACAAGGCATCGGAGGTCATCAGTGGCTTGGACAGCGATGATGACGTCGAGTGGGCCGCCGCAGGTGGTCGAGAAGGActggaggaggtcgagaaTGCCATCCATCGTTTCGAGAAGTTGATCAAAGTCTACGTCGGTGCCATCGAGGAGCTGCAAGGCCGCGAAGACATTGGCAACGTGCCTTCCGAGGACCTCCATCGTGCCGTTTCCCAAATGGAATCCATTATTGAAGAGTGGGCGAACATTAAAGCGGCGCTGAACACTGTCAAAGGACAAGTCGAGATAGCGATGGAGTGGGAAGAGCTCTGGAACAATGTTCTCGGGGATATCCAGAGCGAGATGGAGGAACTGAGCCGTCTGGTTTTCGAAATGGAAGAACGTCGCCATAAGTCTTTGATGGCTgccgctggcggcgacggcgtcgacatcggaGACTTGGAGAACATCGTTGACGACACTCCTCTTCCCGCAAACAGAACACAGGCTCAGAACCGTTTTAGCCTTGCTGGCCTGCCGCTCAGCCCCGGATCAACCTCGCCAGGGACCCCAGCACTATCCCAGGACGACTCAAGTCTGTTGGCTCTATTCGCCCGGATGCAGCCGTTGCGCGCATCGTTGGACTTTCTGCCCATGAGGCTCGCCGTTTTCGCCGCTCGAGCAGAGAAGTCTTTCCCTACAGCCTGCGAAGAGTTGGACATGCGACGAAACGGTCTTGACGGTAACTACAAAAGGCTGGAAAAGGATGCCGAATCGCTTCGTAAAGAGTTGGGTGAAGACCGCTGGGTCATTGTCTTCCGCGGCGCCGGAAGACAGGCTCAGAAGATGATCGAGTCTGTCGAGAGGTCGATGCACAAGCTGAGGGAGTCGGTCGACTCAGGTATGCACTTGAGCAACCCGCCTACGATGATCAAGAAAATCGAGAGCTATGATGCCAAGAAGACGCACTACGGCCCGGCCATTGAGCGAGTACTTGCAATCATTGACAAGGGTGTTAAAGACCGGTTAACAGTCAACGGCGAGATCCTCCGCCTGCATGCCGAAATGCAGGCCAAGTGGGACTCGCTCAAGGACGAAATGAGAGAGATGGATGTGGTTGTGGACGAAGTGCAAGCGGATACCCGCGGCCAGCAGTTGAGAGACTCCATCTCCAGCATGTTGTCGAATGATCGCTCAACAATAGGCAGTGGCCGCGAGACACCCGGCAGCTCTCCGCCCTCCTCCGTCATCATGTCCAGCCTCGGTTTCGAACCCAAGACTCCTGCCAATAAGTTTGCCAAGAACCGCTCGGTGAGCACCAACAGTCACCTACCACAGCCGTCCGGTCGAAGGCAGTCGTCGTTGCCAACGCCGTCCTCGCAGCTGCCACGCAAGCCCTTGAATTCTCGACTGTCAAACATGACTTCGAGGCTCGGCACGCCATCCACAGGCAACATTCCCAGACCTCAGTCGACGCAGCCAAACCGCCCCAGGTGGAACAGCTCGACCAACACCACGGACGTTGGTATTGGTCACAATTTCAAACCCTTGACTCTCACTTGTCCTAGCCCCTATGCCAGGAAGACGTCACCGGCTGCACGACCGCCATCCTCACTGACCCCAGGGGCATCTTCGCCCAGCGGTTCAAGGGTGCCGAACCTCCGTACACCCCTTACCCGGGAGTCATCCGCGTCACCCATGCCCGAGGACACGCCCACTAAGAGAGCACCCTCGAAACTGTCGTTCCGAGAGCGTTTGGCGTCGCCTGGCCCCTATTCCCAGCAAACACTATCCAAACCGCGCTTATCTTCGTCTGTGTCCACTTCAGGCCTCGAGTCCCAGTCGAGCCGACGTTCATCTTTGCAACCACCCAGACTTCACTCTTTCGCCGACAGAACGGTACCAAGCCGTCCTTCGAGCTCCCTGGCTTCCACTAGACGAACTAGTCTTTTGCCACAACCCAAGGCCAGCAGCGTGACGAGCGGCAGGGAAACCCCACTGGGGCGCGCACCATCGCGTAATACCACGCGTAAAACCCTTCCTGAGCTGTCAAAGAGCACAATGAGCAACAAGCCCCGATGGAGAGGTTAG
- a CDS encoding RecQ family ATP-dependent DNA helicase yields MTRNNLGDQVSWLLSNVAISKPTDLFFPPARDPLGPASSQSQSRFSSSNSQQGLPSHSISQPIPDFSPVGTALHAFNAVEQPQDTRVATAGSSASMARLTSSARHRKPSLAMKQQQLLTPSSTTSGGRFQQAYTAKLQQEDAQLGRISRNLPSSSQEERRKTAPAGTPDFLDDDDDEILDLTGNDMIMSSDSMAFDDEVAAWNDVHAPIPDPLVKRGQKRKSTEMSKTELDSDSNSDEFPDIYKTLGTPAPKGSRSVKGPKTIPSSIRRATTDSGVIEERTITQTISRTQRTYKMTDEGNGSGTPRRIPMALGAQQALGRTPSKALQIPSSPESSSKIKPLNLQASTNNKQRSRPRVIQDSDDDEFGDEDIDDELLATPSRRTGVLLTARSRPSSIPLDDLELSDGLVAPDTPSRSDSSVLQAANHRTPAEAHQMKPLPRQDMNKPLSQQSASSQGQKPAILKFILSNPDSLEAKEKMIQDQLEQNSKEYARVLREGSRDDRAQVKSAKELLLKQQAGLKEVSDLLRSHAMLMDERESLAMHIADAYDEGRDTEEDENRLDGLADKVGDLEQSIGQLLPGVGIDDESFIEDYRRSKSIVMSTQPGNKDLSRTSRDGQATTEMDNQVIHQTQFPGSSRLTDPRDCSPPPFLRGRPEPSRSASVKQSRRDEFDDDFFDDIEDDFDPFHPAAPQVLRPTPNRRTPLKKTRPRAQEMSSDYGDDTDADMLALAQDFELRQSSSAETTRGRGVLAATSGNASQLSRAIEPLKKREPAKAKLSIPPELMKHSWSADVRKALKDRFRMRGFRSNQLEAINATLAGKDAFVLMPTGGGKSLCYQLPAIISSGKTRGITIVVSPLLSLMQDQVDHMSALNIQAVSLNGETNAQKRNQIFSSFKERSPELYIQLLYVTPEMLNNSQNFMRALTNLYVNKRLARIVIDEAHCVSQWGHDFRPDYKALGKLRHQFPTVPIIALTATATQNVIVDIKHNLGMDSCQVFSQSFNRPNLTYEVRRKEKELIHKIADLIMSKYDGQCGIIYTLSRKTSEQVAEKLRSQYGVKANHYHAQMTPEDRIRVQREWQADKIHVVVATIAFGMGIDKPDVRFVIHHSVPKSLEGYYQETGRAGRDGNPSDCILFFGYQDVATLKKMIADGEGSEVQKERQRIMLNRVTAFCDNRENCRRVEILRYFGEVFNSDDCEKTCDNCRAGAVFEQHDFSELANAAIRTIELHERLTINQCSEILMGKKYQRTIDPHPDDPHGIAKGMKKHEIERILDRLTAEEALEEENVVNKRAGIAIQYLIVGRNAHLFTNGRRKLLLSVQVSDRNREPLAPKPKKRTKRSKKDDEQDLDEEPSRRLPPSTNVSSPAQARTTLNARKKGKALAVIVDSDEEDEMVRHEAEDQDLSTHSNGYAKDGFVMSDNDSDDGFEPLPKSRKRGNTSRDIGPRIEGDGRLVGLDELHQDVVHNFVEEAKQLEESLRNAQGLRKPLFSEKSFQEMAIRWTTTLPQMCQIVGIEPEKVDKFGNKFIPLIKRFQSNYRAMIGTEDGDEDMSAGEQDIVDLISSDENEDDEEGEEEEESSKYFSSGPPPLVPAVQEWNERMRELDTAPPSRTSSSNSTRGRGAGARGGRRSGSRKSSSTWAGFKKQGGGVAKKKATGGASRRNGGGATVAGSKNSSMTSYVSRGGKRGGRGGGGGIGLMPH; encoded by the exons ATGACTCGAAACAACCTCGGGGATCAAGTCTCCTGGCTGCTGAGTAACGTCGCGATATCCAAACCCACCGATCTCTTCTTCCCACCAGCTCGCGATCCCCTTGGCCCCGCATCGTCGCAGTCGCAGAGCCGCTTCAGCAGCTCAAACTCTCAACAAGGGCTTCCAAGCCATTCGATTTCTCAACCAATACCCGATTTTTCGCCTGTAGGAACCGCACTTCATGCCTTCAACGCGGTGGAACAGCCACAAGATACTAGGGTGGCAACAGCAGGAAGCTCTGCCTCAATGGCGAGGCTGACCTCGTCTGCGAGGCATAGGAAGCCCTCGCTGGCAatgaagcagcagcagttgcTGACAccatcctcgacgacaagTGGTGGGCGGTTTCAGCAAGCTTATACGGCGAAGCTGCAGCAAGAAG ACGCACAACTAGGGCGAATCAGCCGAAACCTTCCGTCATCTTCTCAAGAAGAAAGACGAAAAACTGCACCCGCAGGTACACCGGATTtcctcgatgacgatgacgacgaaaTCCTCGATTTGACTGGCAATGATATGATCATGTCATCAGACTCTATGGCATTTGACGACGAAGTTGCAGCATGGAACGACGTGCATGCTCCAATCCCAGACCCGTTGGTCAAACGTGGCCAGAAGAGAAAAAGCACAGAGATGAGCAAGACAGAGTTGGACTCAGACTCCAACTCGGATGAATTTCCGGACATCTACAAGACACTGGGAACACCGGCCCCCAAGGGTAGTCGTTCAGTCAAGGGACCAAAGACTATACCGTCAAGTATTCGTCGGGCGACTACTGACAGCGGCGTTATCGAGGAACGGACCATCACGCAGACAATCAGCCGGACGCAGCGCACCTACAAGATGACGGACGAAGGGAACGGGAGCGGGACCCCGCGCCGCATACCTATGGCATTGGGAGCCCAGCAGGCCCTTGGAAGGACTCCGAGCAAAGCGCTACAAATACCATCAAGCCCCGAATCGAGCAGCAAAATCAAGCCACTGAATCTCCAAGCGAGCACGAACAACAAGCAACGTAGCAGACCTCGGGTTATCCAAGAttccgacgacgacgagtttgGTGATGAAGATATTGATGATGAGCTTCTTGCTACGCCGAGCAGACGTACCGGAGTACTGTTGACAGCAAGATCAAGACCGTCGTCAATTCCTTTGGATGATTTGGAGTTGTCTGACGGACTTGTGGCCCCCGATACTCCCTCCAGGTCTGACTCATCGGTGTTGCAAGCTGCAAATCATCGCACACCAGCCGAGGCGCATCAGATGAAACCCCTACCCCGACAGGACATGAACAAGCCACTGTCCCAACAAAGCGCCTCATCCCAGGGGCAGAAACCAGCGATACTTAAGTTCATCTTGAGCAACCCAGACTCTctggaggccaaggagaaaATGATTCAGGATCAGCTCGAGCAGAACTCAAAGGAGTATGCAAGAGTTCTACGCGAGGGCTCAAGAGATGACCGCGCCCAAGTCAAGAGCGCAAAGGAGTTGCTGTTGAAGCAACAAGCTGGCTTGAAGGAAGTTTCCGACCTTCTCAGGTCTCACGCCATGCTCATGGATGAGAGAGAGTCTCTTGCAATGCATATCGCCGATGCTTACGATGAAGGCCGCGACACTGAAGAGGACGAGAATCGTTTAGATGGCCTCGCGGACAAAGTTGGGGACTTGGAACAATCCAttggccagcttcttcctGGTGTTGGCATAGACGACGAATCTTTTATCGAAGATTATCGTAGATCAAAGTCGATCGTCATGAGTACTCAGCCCGGCAACAAAGATCTGTCCCGGACATCAAGGGATGGGCAAGCGACCACAGAGATGGACAATCAAGTTATCCATCAGACGCAGTTTCCTGGGTCGTCCAGACTCACCGATCCCAGGGATTGTTCGCCCCCGCCGTTTCTCCGAGGCAGACCCGAGCCGTCGAGGAGCGCAAGTGTCAAGCAGTCCCGGCGGGATGAATTCGATGACGACTTTTTTGACGATATTGAAGATGATTTTGACCCATTTCATCCTGCTGCGCCACAAGTGCTCAGACCGACGCCGAATCGCCGAACTCCTCTTAAGAAAACCCGCCCGCGTGCTCAAGAGATGTCGAGCGATTATGGCGATGATACCGACGCAGACATGCTTGCGCTCGCTCAGGACTTCGAACTTCGCCAATCTTCATCCGCCGAAACCACTAGGGGCAGGGGTGTGCTTGCTGCAACCTCGGGCAACGCTAGCCAGCTCTCAAGGGCTATCGAACCCTTGAAGAAAAGGGAGCCGGCAAAAGCGAAGCTGTCAATCCCTCCCGAGCTGATGAAACATTCATGGTCTGCAGACGTGCGGAAGGCCCTGAAAGACAGATTCAGGATGAGAGGATTTCGCTCGAACCAGCTTGAGGCGATCAACGCCACGCTCGCCGGCAAGGACGCCTTCGTGCTAATGCCGACAGGCGGAGGTAAATCTCTTTGCTACCAACTGCCAGCTATAATCAGCAGCGGGAAGACGAGGGGAATCACAATTGTCGTATCCCCTTTGCTCAGTCTCATGCAAGATCAGGTGGACCACATGTCAGCTCTCAACATCCAGGCGGTCTCTCTCAACGGCGAAACGAATGCGCAGAAGCGGAACCAGATATTCTCTTCGTTCAAAGAAAGGAGCCCGGAACTCTATATCCAGCTCCTGTACGTTACGCCAGAAATGTTGAACAACAGTCAGAATTTCATGAGGGCCTTGACGAATCTATATGTTAATAAGAGGCTCGCACGGATTGTCATCGACGAAGCTCATTGCGTCAGTCAATGGGGTCACGATTTCCGCCCAGACTACAAGGCTCTCGGCAAACTCCGTCATCAATTCCCTACAGTTCCAATCATTGCACttacggcgacggcgacccagAACGTCATTGTTGACATCAAGCACAATCTGGGCATGGACAGCTGCCAAGTGTTTTCCCAGAGCTTCAACCGGCCAAACCTCACGTACGAGGTTcgcaggaaagaaaaggagcTGATCCACAAGATCGCTGATCTGATTATGTCCAAGTATGACGGCCAGTGTGGAATCATCTATACTCTGTCGAGAAAGACTTCTGAGCAGGTGGCCGAAAAACTCCGATCCCAATACGGTGTGAAAGCAAACCATTATCATGCGCAAATGACGCCTGAAGACAGAATCAGAGTGCAGCGAGAATGGCAAGCAGACAAGATTCATGTCGTCGTAGCAACGATTGCTTTTGGCATGGGCATTGACAAACCTGACGTACGATTTGTCATTCACCACTCGGTCCCCAAGAGTCTGGAAGGCTACTACCAAGAAACAGGACGTGCCGGAAGAGATGGCAACCCCTCGGACTGCATTCTGTTCTTTGGATACCAGGATGTCGCCACCTTGAAGAAGATGATTGCAGATGGCGAGGGTAGCGAGGTGCAAAAAGAACGACAAAGGATTATGCTCAACAGGGTCACTGCTTTCTGCGACAACCGGGAGAATTGCCGTCGTGTTGAAATTCTTCGCTACTTCGGAGAGGTCTTCAACTCGGATGACTGCGAGAAGACGTGCGACAACTGCAGAGCGGGGGCCGTATTTGAACAGCATGACTTTTCTGAACttgccaacgccgccattCGGACCATTGAGCTTCACGAACGCCTGACTATAAATCAGTGCAGTGAGATTTTGATGGGAAAGAAGTACCAAAGGACGATTGATCCCCATCCTGACGATCCCCACGGCATCGCCAAGGGGATGAAGAAGCACGAGATCGAGCGTATCCTCGACAGGCTCACAGCCGAAGAGGCTCTTGAAGAGGAGAACGTAGTAAACAAGAGGGCCGGCATCGCGATCCAATACCTCATT GTTGGCCGCAATGCTCATTTGTTCACCAACGGGCGCCGCAAACTGCTATTGTCGGTCCAGGTCTCTGATAGGAATAGAGAACCGTTGGCACCAAAGCCGAAAAAGCGGACTAAAAGAAGcaagaaggacgacgagcaggaTCTAGACGAGGAGCCATCAAGACGTCTGCCGCCTTCGACGAATGTTTCCTCGCCCGCCCAAGCCCGAACAACTCTCAACgcgaggaagaagggcaaggctCTAGCGGTCATCGTTGATtctgacgaagaagatgagaTGGTGCGACATGAGGCCGAAGACCAGGATCTTTCTACGCACTCAAACGGCTACGCCAAAGACGGCTTCGTCATGTCTGACAACGATTCCGACGACGGATTCGAGCCACTGCCCAAGTCTCGCAAGCGAGGAAATACCTCTAGGGATATTGGGCCTCGTATCGAAGGCGACGGACGTTTGGTCGGCCTTGATGAACTGCATCAAGACGTCGTGCACAACTTTGTCGAGGAGGCAAAGCAACTTGAAGAGTCTTTGCGCAACGCGCAGGGTCTCCGGAAACCTCTCTTTTCCGAGAAGAGCTTTCAGGAAATGGCCATTCGGTGGACAACGACTCTACCTCAGATGTGCCAGATTGTAGGGATCGAGCCAGAGAAAGTGGACAAGTTCGGAAACAAGTTCATCCCTCTGATCAAGCGCTTCCAAAGCAACTACAGGGCCATGATAGGCACAGAGGATGGGGACGAAGACATGAGTGCGGGCGAGCAGGACATAGTAGACCTGATCAGCTccgacgagaacgaggacgatgaggaaggggaagaggaagaggaatCCTCGAAGTATTTTAGTAGCGGTCCGCCTCCCCTCGTGCCTGCCGTCCAGGAGTGGAACGAGCGAATGAGGGAACTTGACACAGCCCCCCCATCTCGAACCTCATCGTCGAACTCCACACGAGGTCGCGGCGCAGGTGCCCGGGGCGGCCGAAGATCGGGCTCTCGCAAAAGCTCCAGCACGTGGGCGGGCTTCAAGAAGCAAGGGGGTGGCGTAGCCAAAAAGAAGGCAACTGGCGGTGCAAGCAGGaggaacggcggcggtgcgaCTGTTGCAGGCTCGAAGAACAGCTCTATGACGAGCTATGTCTCCAGAGGCGGGAAGAGAGGCGGCCggggaggtggcggcggcattggACTGATGCCGCATTGA